A genomic stretch from Diachasmimorpha longicaudata isolate KC_UGA_2023 chromosome 2, iyDiaLong2, whole genome shotgun sequence includes:
- the LOC135172808 gene encoding uncharacterized protein LOC135172808 codes for MLSSAITTGFVLLAIAATFVTSYTIGNAQDYSSPSYNPSSFISLKEPQSVVSTNYATSISPRYSPVYSPSSSHPEVSQSSGYVGHSSVNAPEVLNTLTASYQSDSGSDHASYSSPQNIDYVSSGHSPSSGSVSFSGYSGSQGSNQDLGVEYASPSTASSSYSSSPLSGYSVAKAAAYSSSVNHPSSQHGTSYPSSSNVNYASHSPSTSAGHASYPAHSGSFIGGKQPGSSYAGESAQSSFSDGHRLSPSALKSFMSSLHRESPGSYHSSGPSHSSNYIHPALASASYSKSPGPFFSGGFPKGAGKIIIIKDGSGTHALMHPESSYPSGMFSGGSGYKVRSAGPFSSGHHYGSPSSSYSHSPGYSGTSGHPNTAGSGTSYFGYS; via the exons ATGTTGTCA tcagCTATAACAACCGGATTCGTTCTACTGGCAATTGCCGCTACATTTGTCACCA GTTACACAATCGGTAATGCTCAGGACTACTCTTCACCGAGCTACAACCCCAGTAGCTTCATAAGCCTGAAGGAACCCCAGAGCGTAGTCTCCACGAATTATGCAACATCAATATCTCCACGTTACTCCCCAGTCTACAGTCCATCTTCTTCCCACCCGGAGGTTTCCCAGTCGAGTGGGTACGTGGGACACTCCAGTGTGAACGCACCAGAGGTCTTAAACACCCTCACAGCCTCGTACCAGAGTGACTCAGGGTCAGATCACGCGAGCTACTCATCACCCCAGAACATCGACTACGTCTCCAGCGGACACAGTCCCTCCTCAGGATCTGTCAGCTTCTCGGGATACAGTGGGAGTCAAGGATCAAATCAGGACTTGGGGGTAGAGTATGCTTCCCCATCAACGGCGTCGTCGTCATACTCGTCGTCCCCGTTGAGTGGTTACTCGGTGGCAAAAGCAGCCGCCTACTCCAGCAGCGTTAATCATCCTAGCAGCCAGCACGGCACTTCTTATCCCTCGAGTTCAAACGTAAATTACGCGAGTCACTCACCCTCGACATCGGCGGGTCACGCCTCCTACCCAGCGCACTCAGGATCATTCATCGGAGGAAAACAACCGGGATCTTCCTACGCCGGCGAATCCGCCCAGAGCAGCTTCTCCGATGGTCACAGGCTCTCTCCAAGCGCCCTGAAGAGCTTCATGAGCAGCCTTCACAGGGAGTCCCCTGGAAGTTACCACTCGTCTGGCCCCAGTCATTCGTCCAACTACATCCACCCAGCCCTCGCCAGCGCCAGCTACTCTAAGTCCCCGGGGCCCTTCTTCAGCGGTGGCTTTCCCAAAGGCGCTGGcaaaatcatcattatcaaGGATGGATCTGGAACGCACGCTCTGATGCATCCTGAGTCCAGTTATCCCAGTGGCATGTTCTCGGGGGGATCTGGGTACAAGGTCAGGAGCGCTGGGCCTTTCTCTTCTGGGCATCATTATGGCAGTCCCAGTAGTAGTTACAGCCACTCACCCGGGTATTCTGGGACCAGTGGGCATCCTAATACAGCAGGCTCTGGTACTTCTTACTTTGGGTATTCGTAA